In Streptomyces sp. NBC_00448, the following are encoded in one genomic region:
- a CDS encoding SPFH domain-containing protein — MLGYRVPAPDEAMLISGGRRGLGGAPFRVVTGHGKFVLPVFRKTRFLTLALCEAEVAETCVTRQGIALTVKAVIAFKVGNDHESIVNAGQRFLSDQDQMSVLTGRIFAGHLRSIIGSMTVEEIVTERQKLAKEVLETSKSEMGKIGLTVDSLQIQSIDDGATGYIDAMSAPHKAAIQRQAQIAQAQATQASVEAQQVAARNQAEYARQTAVVQAEYSAEVDRAQAQAAQAGPLAQAHAQQEVLAAQTELALRAAELRQQQLVAEIVKPAEAEAERIRVLAVADAERMRIQAAAAASHDRVALDRMLIDQLPQIVKEASAGLSGANVNVLNGADGLSEIAAGLVSQGLTILDSVRKNLGGEQNGEAPGTGLTLRGHVGGKDRRDSSSDGPVDID, encoded by the coding sequence ATGTTGGGATACCGCGTACCCGCGCCAGATGAGGCGATGCTGATCTCGGGTGGTCGCCGAGGGCTGGGAGGTGCGCCCTTCCGTGTCGTGACCGGGCACGGGAAGTTCGTGTTGCCGGTCTTCCGCAAGACCCGGTTCCTGACCCTCGCGCTGTGCGAGGCGGAGGTCGCCGAGACCTGCGTGACCCGGCAGGGCATCGCGCTGACGGTGAAGGCGGTCATCGCGTTCAAGGTCGGCAACGACCACGAGAGCATCGTCAACGCCGGCCAGCGCTTCCTGTCCGACCAGGACCAGATGTCGGTCCTCACCGGGCGGATCTTCGCCGGCCATCTGCGGTCGATCATCGGGTCGATGACGGTCGAGGAGATCGTCACCGAGCGGCAGAAGCTCGCCAAGGAGGTACTGGAGACCTCCAAGTCGGAGATGGGCAAGATCGGCCTCACCGTCGACTCGCTCCAGATCCAGTCGATCGACGACGGCGCGACCGGGTACATCGACGCGATGTCGGCGCCGCACAAGGCCGCCATCCAGCGGCAGGCGCAGATCGCCCAGGCGCAGGCCACCCAGGCGTCGGTCGAGGCGCAGCAGGTCGCGGCGCGGAACCAGGCGGAGTACGCGCGGCAGACCGCGGTCGTGCAGGCCGAGTACAGCGCCGAGGTGGACCGGGCCCAGGCCCAGGCCGCCCAGGCGGGGCCGCTGGCCCAGGCGCACGCCCAGCAGGAGGTGCTCGCCGCGCAGACCGAACTGGCGCTGCGCGCGGCCGAACTGCGCCAGCAGCAGCTGGTCGCGGAGATCGTCAAGCCGGCCGAGGCCGAGGCGGAGCGGATCAGGGTGCTGGCGGTCGCCGACGCCGAGCGGATGCGTATCCAGGCCGCCGCCGCGGCGTCGCACGACCGGGTCGCGCTGGACCGGATGCTCATCGACCAGCTCCCGCAGATCGTCAAGGAGGCGTCGGCGGGTCTGTCCGGCGCGAACGTCAACGTGCTCAACGGCGCCGACGGTCTCAGCGAGATCGCGGCGGGCCTGGTCAGCCAGGGCCTCACCATCCTCGACTCGGTCCGCAAGAACCTCGGCGGCGAGCAGAACGGCGAGGCGCCCGGCACCGGGCTGACCCTGCGCGGGCACGTCGGCGGCAAGGACAGGCGCGACAGCTCCTCCGACGGGCCGGTCGACATCGACTGA
- a CDS encoding M20 metallopeptidase family protein — MNDLVEQARSLGLDRLRHAVREHPETGLHLPRTQETVLAALDGLGLSTRTGTALSSVVAVVSGTGPGPTVLLRADLDALPFADGPRHACGHDQHAAMLAGAAHLLAARRDRFAGDVLLMFQPGEEGHDGARLMLEEGLLETTGSRPVAAYALHSSASAPAGHFSNTAGPALAANGTLAVTLHGAGGHGAWPHRSRDPIPALAELVTALGALPARRFDPFDPVVLTVGTAHAGTRPNIIPATATIEATLRALSDATLARLAEEAERTARGIGAAHGLEVSVTYAPGYPATVNDTAEADLVGRAVAGLFGAERFTRTTRPALVSDDIGRVLAEVPGVMTSLGACPPGRDPATAPGNHAPDALFDDAVLADGAALLAEVALRRLAPPGPPAAA, encoded by the coding sequence ATGAACGACCTGGTGGAGCAGGCCCGTTCGCTCGGCCTCGACCGGTTGCGGCACGCCGTCCGCGAGCACCCGGAGACCGGCCTGCACCTGCCCCGTACCCAGGAGACCGTGCTCGCCGCCCTCGACGGGCTGGGCCTGAGTACCCGCACCGGCACGGCGCTCAGCTCCGTGGTGGCCGTGGTCTCCGGTACGGGGCCGGGGCCCACGGTGCTGTTGCGTGCCGACCTGGACGCGTTGCCCTTCGCCGACGGCCCCCGGCACGCGTGCGGCCACGACCAGCACGCCGCGATGCTGGCCGGGGCCGCGCACCTGCTCGCCGCCCGGCGCGACCGGTTCGCGGGGGACGTGCTGCTGATGTTCCAGCCGGGGGAGGAGGGCCACGACGGCGCGCGGCTCATGCTGGAAGAGGGGCTGCTGGAGACCACCGGGAGCCGTCCGGTGGCGGCCTACGCCCTGCACTCCAGCGCGTCCGCGCCCGCCGGTCACTTCAGCAACACGGCCGGGCCCGCGCTGGCCGCCAACGGCACGCTGGCGGTCACCCTGCACGGTGCCGGCGGCCACGGCGCATGGCCGCACCGCAGCCGCGACCCGATCCCCGCGCTGGCCGAACTCGTCACCGCGCTCGGCGCGTTGCCGGCCCGGCGCTTCGACCCGTTCGACCCGGTGGTGCTCACCGTCGGCACCGCGCACGCGGGTACCCGGCCCAACATCATCCCCGCGACGGCCACGATCGAGGCGACGCTGCGCGCGCTGTCCGACGCCACGCTCGCCCGGCTCGCCGAGGAGGCCGAGCGCACCGCCCGCGGCATCGGCGCGGCCCACGGTCTGGAGGTGTCGGTCACGTACGCCCCCGGCTATCCGGCCACCGTGAACGACACCGCCGAGGCCGACCTGGTGGGCCGGGCCGTGGCCGGCCTCTTCGGCGCCGAACGCTTCACCCGCACCACCCGTCCGGCGCTGGTCTCCGACGACATCGGCCGGGTGCTGGCGGAGGTCCCCGGGGTGATGACGAGCCTCGGCGCCTGCCCGCCCGGCCGGGACCCGGCCACCGCGCCGGGCAACCACGCGCCTGACGCGCTCTTCGACGACGCGGTCCTCGCCGACGGCGCGGCCCTGCTCGCCGAGGTCGCCCTGCGCCGCCTCGCCCCGCCCGGACCTCCGGCGGCCGCATGA
- a CDS encoding ABC transporter ATP-binding protein yields the protein MRGLRRTFGTRHVLDGLDLDIAQGEFLALLGASGTGKTTLLRIIGALDRHDEGTVLVPESRTVVFQEPRLVPSKKVLANVTVALPRGTRTKETGRRALAEVGLDRHADAWPATLSGGEAQRVALARALIREPELLLLDEPFAALDALTRLRMHDLVGELCRRHQPAVLLVTHDVDEAIRLADRVAVLRDGRLASDERIAIDHPRDSADPRFAALRTRLLAELGVGHGRSAAGPCAPATGENSAGKDLDPGADPGATSGPAPTTAPADARTTEPTTGSTTPEESSA from the coding sequence ATCCGCGGGCTGCGCCGCACCTTCGGCACCCGGCATGTGCTCGACGGCCTCGATCTGGACATCGCCCAGGGTGAGTTCCTGGCCCTGCTCGGCGCCAGCGGCACAGGGAAGACCACCCTGCTGCGGATCATCGGCGCACTGGACCGGCACGACGAGGGCACCGTGCTGGTCCCGGAGTCGCGGACCGTCGTCTTCCAGGAGCCGCGCCTGGTGCCGTCCAAGAAGGTGCTGGCCAACGTCACCGTCGCGCTGCCGCGCGGCACGCGCACCAAGGAGACCGGCCGGCGCGCCCTGGCCGAGGTCGGCCTCGACCGGCACGCCGACGCCTGGCCGGCCACCCTGTCCGGTGGTGAGGCCCAACGCGTGGCGCTGGCACGGGCGTTGATCCGTGAGCCGGAACTCCTGCTGCTGGACGAGCCGTTCGCGGCCCTGGACGCGCTGACCCGGCTGCGGATGCACGACCTGGTCGGCGAGTTGTGCCGGCGTCACCAGCCCGCCGTGCTGCTCGTCACCCACGACGTCGACGAGGCGATCCGCCTGGCCGACCGGGTGGCCGTCCTGCGCGACGGCCGGCTGGCGTCCGACGAGCGGATCGCCATCGACCACCCGCGCGACAGTGCCGACCCGCGGTTCGCCGCCCTGCGCACCCGTCTGCTCGCCGAACTCGGCGTGGGCCACGGCCGGTCCGCCGCCGGACCATGCGCGCCGGCCACGGGGGAGAACTCCGCCGGCAAGGACCTCGACCCCGGCGCCGACCCGGGCGCGACTTCCGGCCCGGCCCCCACGACGGCCCCCGCCGACGCCCGCACCACCGAACCCACGACCGGTTCCACCACCCCCGAGGAGTCCTCCGCATGA
- a CDS encoding LLM class flavin-dependent oxidoreductase, producing the protein MTVPSPEILWYIIPREGAYPWEPAGRRSIDLAYLQQLGVAVDRLGYDGALFATDLYDVWPLASAVAAQTRPSFKPLLAVHPGLISPTMLAKMALSFAHLFGPDRLRFNVVNGSTEALRQAGLQLEHDERYELSAEYWDIVKRLTAGEVFDHKGRFYELTGAGAGLRELAPIQGGVHTPLWFGGSSAPGIEMAAQHVDVYLTWGEPPHLLKEKLDRVRERAAHYGRELRLGLRLHLIVRDTEEQAWAAADRLLDVTSQATYTRMLGDPESKDGEGWARQFRQHGGRVPKHARELEKHANLWPGMSLFRPGPGTAVVGSTAQVVDRLREFQDLGVDTFILSGNPLLEESYRIAETVLPALRGTA; encoded by the coding sequence GTGACCGTGCCCAGCCCCGAGATCCTCTGGTACATCATTCCGCGCGAGGGCGCCTACCCCTGGGAGCCCGCCGGGCGCCGCAGCATCGACCTGGCGTACCTCCAGCAACTGGGCGTCGCCGTCGACCGGTTGGGCTACGACGGCGCGCTGTTCGCCACCGACCTGTACGACGTGTGGCCGCTGGCCAGCGCGGTCGCCGCCCAGACCCGGCCGAGCTTCAAGCCGCTGCTCGCGGTCCACCCCGGCCTCATCTCCCCGACCATGCTCGCCAAGATGGCGCTGAGCTTCGCCCACCTCTTCGGCCCCGACCGGCTGCGCTTCAACGTCGTCAACGGCTCGACCGAAGCGCTGCGCCAGGCCGGCCTGCAACTCGAACACGACGAGCGGTACGAACTCAGCGCCGAGTACTGGGACATCGTCAAGCGGCTGACCGCAGGCGAGGTCTTCGACCACAAGGGCCGCTTCTACGAGTTGACCGGCGCCGGCGCGGGCCTGCGCGAACTGGCCCCGATCCAGGGCGGCGTGCACACCCCGCTGTGGTTCGGCGGCTCCTCCGCCCCCGGCATCGAGATGGCCGCCCAGCACGTCGACGTCTACCTCACCTGGGGCGAACCGCCGCACCTGCTGAAGGAGAAGCTGGACCGGGTGCGCGAGCGCGCCGCCCACTACGGCCGCGAGCTGCGGCTCGGCCTGCGGCTGCACCTCATCGTCCGCGACACCGAGGAGCAGGCGTGGGCCGCCGCCGACCGGCTGCTCGACGTCACCAGCCAGGCGACGTACACCCGGATGCTCGGCGACCCGGAGAGCAAGGACGGCGAGGGCTGGGCCCGGCAGTTCCGCCAGCACGGCGGCCGAGTGCCCAAGCACGCACGGGAGTTGGAGAAGCACGCCAACCTGTGGCCGGGCATGAGCCTGTTCCGCCCGGGCCCGGGCACCGCCGTCGTCGGGAGCACCGCCCAAGTCGTGGACCGGCTGCGGGAGTTCCAGGACCTGGGCGTGGACACCTTCATCCTGTCCGGCAACCCGCTGCTGGAGGAGTCCTACCGCATCGCCGAGACCGTACTGCCCGCACTGCGGGGCACCGCCTGA
- a CDS encoding DUF6480 family protein yields MATATHTNPHVADEGLSIAGDARPRPGETPPAESGVSDLDGPEREPLSRGWGALPITLIMVVVALFVAGLLGWAVQMIFWPSS; encoded by the coding sequence ATGGCGACCGCTACCCACACCAACCCGCACGTGGCCGACGAGGGGCTGAGCATCGCCGGGGACGCCCGGCCCCGGCCCGGCGAGACGCCACCGGCGGAGTCCGGGGTCTCGGACCTGGACGGCCCGGAGCGCGAACCGCTCAGCCGCGGCTGGGGCGCGCTGCCGATCACCCTGATCATGGTGGTGGTGGCACTGTTCGTGGCCGGGCTGCTCGGGTGGGCCGTGCAGATGATCTTCTGGCCGTCGAGCTGA
- a CDS encoding ABC transporter substrate-binding protein, with amino-acid sequence MTVNIGVHKANPSLYHLSRLGLLEEALRPSGETVAWHRIGGLDTAAALADGTIDFGGTGSTPPLSAQAAGHDLVYAAVSAPRPGHGALLVRADGDIASLADLKGRTVHLAIGSWQTHFVAKSLAQHGLSYGADITAQRSGADSHARLLDGGIDAWVGQGAELSAARRDGRVRTLAEAGDLIADRSVFFTRRELADSRPDLVGLIVRALQAADTWAAGHLDEAAEIAAADQGGSAADWREALAGLPWQLEPVSAGFVAEQQEAADILAAAGFLPRPITVADARHPGLDAVAARSLTPAPSETAPSAAVTAAAAETREAPEK; translated from the coding sequence ATGACCGTCAACATCGGCGTCCACAAGGCCAATCCGTCGCTGTATCACCTCTCCCGGCTCGGCCTGCTCGAAGAGGCGCTGCGCCCGTCGGGTGAGACCGTCGCCTGGCACCGGATCGGCGGCCTGGACACCGCGGCCGCGCTGGCCGACGGCACCATCGACTTCGGCGGCACCGGCTCCACCCCGCCGCTGTCCGCCCAGGCGGCGGGCCACGACCTCGTCTACGCCGCCGTGTCGGCGCCGCGTCCGGGCCACGGCGCCCTGCTGGTCCGCGCGGACGGCGACATCGCCTCCCTCGCCGACCTCAAGGGCCGCACCGTGCACCTGGCGATCGGCTCGTGGCAGACCCACTTCGTCGCCAAGTCCCTTGCCCAGCACGGCCTTTCCTACGGCGCCGACATCACCGCGCAGCGGTCCGGCGCCGACTCCCACGCGCGGCTGCTGGACGGCGGCATCGACGCCTGGGTGGGCCAGGGCGCCGAGCTGTCCGCCGCGCGCCGCGACGGCCGGGTGCGCACCCTGGCCGAGGCGGGCGACCTGATCGCCGACCGCTCGGTGTTCTTCACCCGCCGTGAACTCGCCGACAGCCGCCCCGACCTGGTCGGCCTGATCGTCCGGGCGCTCCAGGCCGCGGACACCTGGGCGGCCGGTCACCTGGACGAGGCCGCCGAGATCGCCGCGGCCGACCAGGGCGGCAGCGCGGCGGACTGGCGCGAGGCGCTGGCCGGGTTGCCCTGGCAGCTCGAACCGGTCTCCGCCGGCTTCGTCGCCGAGCAGCAGGAGGCCGCCGACATCCTCGCCGCGGCTGGCTTCCTGCCCCGCCCGATCACCGTCGCGGACGCCCGCCACCCGGGCCTCGACGCCGTCGCCGCGCGATCCCTCACCCCAGCCCCGTCCGAAACCGCCCCGTCCGCAGCGGTCACCGCAGCCGCCGCCGAGACCCGCGAAGCCCCGGAGAAGTGA
- a CDS encoding ABC transporter permease produces the protein MGTSTDPAAPGLVAPRPKVVRPRPRALSLGLRLLGPVALVLVWIWASASGTLSPSLLASPRQVLSAFKELWTSGQLGDALSVSLTRAGLGLLIGASAGLVLGVLTGFSRLGEELLDSSMQLLRTIPFLSLVPLFMVWFGIGETARVVLIAVATSFPMYVSAAGGVRNTDRKLVEAMRSFGMGRLALVREVVLPGALPALLSGLRLSMTLSVIALIAAEEINSTAGIGYLMSTAQEYSRTDILTVCILIYALIGLVADGSARLLERLLMPWRTQGAAR, from the coding sequence ATCGGCACGTCCACGGACCCGGCGGCGCCCGGGCTGGTCGCCCCGCGACCGAAGGTGGTCCGGCCTCGGCCGCGCGCGCTGAGCCTGGGGCTGCGGCTGCTCGGCCCGGTGGCGCTGGTGCTGGTCTGGATCTGGGCCTCCGCCTCGGGCACGCTCAGCCCGTCGCTGCTGGCCTCACCGCGCCAAGTGCTCTCCGCGTTCAAGGAGTTGTGGACGAGTGGGCAACTCGGCGACGCGCTGTCCGTCTCGCTGACCCGGGCCGGCCTCGGCCTGCTGATCGGCGCGTCGGCCGGGCTGGTGCTCGGCGTGCTGACCGGCTTCTCCCGGCTCGGCGAGGAACTGCTCGACTCCTCCATGCAGTTGCTGCGCACCATCCCGTTCCTGTCCCTGGTCCCGCTGTTCATGGTCTGGTTCGGCATCGGCGAGACCGCCCGAGTGGTGCTGATCGCGGTGGCGACCAGCTTCCCGATGTACGTCTCGGCCGCCGGCGGGGTGCGCAACACCGACCGGAAGCTGGTGGAGGCGATGCGCAGCTTCGGCATGGGCCGGCTGGCGCTGGTCCGCGAGGTGGTGCTCCCCGGCGCGCTGCCCGCGCTGCTGTCCGGGCTGCGGCTGTCGATGACCCTCAGCGTGATCGCCCTGATCGCGGCCGAGGAGATCAACTCCACCGCCGGCATCGGCTACCTCATGTCGACGGCGCAGGAGTACAGCCGCACCGACATCCTCACCGTCTGCATCCTCATCTACGCCCTGATCGGACTGGTCGCGGACGGCAGCGCCCGGCTGCTGGAACGGCTGCTCATGCCCTGGCGCACCCAGGGGGCCGCACGATGA
- a CDS encoding NrtA/SsuA/CpmA family ABC transporter substrate-binding protein has translation MNVRQLALATTSLFAALALTACSSSSTGSARADAGGSGATITVRIPDGGNSGVLALGRKDGSLAKALAKVHAKVAWTGTAGAFAPAAQELDANALDFAEGSITSAIAALAQTPGFKLFSAVDPDELGEGILVKKNSDIKTVSDLVGKKVAVWHGGTSEYLLLKALQQAHIPADKVKRVYLQPNQIGPVFNSGQVDAWSTWATYSIPAVANSGARFLTTGGQVGSDNYAVWAVRNSFATQHPEVVKALYDYLHDAGLKQQQNPEAYLNVKTDSGPEAVTPAQRAVELPIDKALGTAQPIGATQLAHFATVAQFFADQKITKGVFDVKPYVLDIDKTAASAK, from the coding sequence GTGAACGTCCGTCAACTAGCCCTCGCCACCACCTCCCTGTTCGCCGCGCTGGCCCTGACCGCCTGCTCCTCGTCCTCCACCGGATCGGCCCGCGCGGACGCCGGCGGCAGCGGTGCGACCATCACCGTCCGCATCCCCGACGGCGGCAACTCCGGAGTGCTCGCCCTCGGACGCAAGGACGGCTCGCTCGCCAAGGCCCTGGCCAAGGTGCACGCCAAGGTGGCCTGGACCGGCACCGCCGGCGCGTTCGCCCCCGCCGCACAGGAACTCGACGCCAACGCACTGGACTTCGCCGAGGGCTCCATCACCTCCGCGATCGCCGCGCTGGCCCAGACACCCGGCTTCAAGCTCTTCTCCGCCGTCGACCCCGACGAGTTGGGCGAAGGCATCCTGGTGAAGAAGAACTCCGACATCAAGACCGTCAGCGACCTGGTCGGCAAGAAGGTCGCCGTCTGGCACGGCGGCACCAGCGAGTACCTGCTGCTCAAGGCCCTCCAGCAGGCGCACATCCCGGCCGACAAGGTCAAGCGGGTCTACCTCCAGCCCAACCAGATCGGCCCGGTCTTCAACTCCGGCCAGGTGGACGCCTGGTCGACGTGGGCGACGTACTCCATCCCGGCCGTCGCCAACTCCGGCGCGCGCTTCCTGACCACCGGCGGCCAGGTCGGCTCGGACAACTACGCCGTCTGGGCGGTCCGCAACAGCTTCGCCACCCAGCACCCGGAGGTCGTCAAGGCGCTCTACGACTACCTGCACGACGCCGGACTGAAGCAGCAGCAGAACCCCGAGGCGTACCTCAACGTCAAGACCGACTCCGGCCCGGAGGCCGTCACCCCCGCCCAGCGGGCGGTCGAACTGCCCATCGACAAGGCGCTCGGCACCGCGCAGCCGATCGGCGCGACCCAGCTGGCGCACTTCGCCACCGTCGCGCAGTTCTTCGCCGACCAGAAGATCACCAAGGGCGTCTTCGACGTCAAGCCGTACGTGCTCGACATCGACAAGACCGCTGCGAGCGCCAAGTGA
- a CDS encoding alpha/beta fold hydrolase — translation MTTGTGTADEQHTIELSAGTLAYGDTGGDGPVVVLLHGLAQDGSVWRKVVDDLRTDHRCLTPTLPEGSHRTPMRPDADLSPRAVAALAAEFLDRLDLRDVTLAEVDSGRAQQVAAFHGERIARLVLVSCEAFENYPPGLPGKMITLAAHIPGALHAVVRMMAARPLRRSTAGLGVLSKYPVPDEIIDGWMRPLLTDPAIRADLRRYLLGARRGEMTEAAEALRGFDRPALVVWAAEDRMMPLAHGRRLAELLPQGSLLEVADARTLVPEDQPGLLAGALRDFVATTG, via the coding sequence ATGACGACCGGGACCGGTACGGCGGACGAGCAGCACACCATCGAACTCAGCGCGGGCACGCTGGCCTACGGGGACACCGGCGGTGACGGGCCGGTGGTGGTCCTGCTGCACGGCCTCGCCCAGGACGGCAGCGTGTGGCGGAAGGTCGTCGACGACCTGCGCACCGACCACCGCTGCCTGACCCCGACGCTGCCCGAGGGGAGCCACCGCACTCCGATGCGCCCGGACGCGGACCTCTCGCCGCGGGCGGTCGCCGCGCTCGCCGCGGAGTTCCTGGACCGGCTCGACCTGCGCGACGTCACGCTCGCCGAGGTCGACTCCGGCCGCGCCCAGCAGGTGGCCGCATTCCACGGCGAACGGATCGCCCGGCTGGTGCTGGTCTCCTGCGAGGCGTTCGAGAACTACCCGCCCGGCCTACCCGGCAAGATGATCACCCTTGCGGCGCACATCCCCGGCGCCCTGCACGCCGTGGTGCGGATGATGGCGGCCCGGCCGCTGCGCCGCTCCACCGCGGGTCTGGGGGTGCTGAGCAAGTACCCGGTGCCGGACGAGATCATCGACGGCTGGATGCGCCCGCTGCTGACCGATCCCGCCATCCGCGCGGACCTGCGCCGCTACCTGCTCGGGGCGCGCCGAGGGGAGATGACGGAGGCCGCCGAGGCGCTGCGCGGCTTCGACCGGCCGGCGCTGGTGGTGTGGGCGGCCGAGGACCGGATGATGCCGCTCGCGCACGGCCGCCGGCTGGCCGAACTCCTGCCGCAGGGCAGCCTGTTGGAGGTCGCCGACGCCCGCACGCTGGTCCCCGAGGACCAGCCCGGGCTGCTCGCCGGCGCGCTGCGCGACTTCGTGGCGACGACCGGCTGA
- a CDS encoding IclR family transcriptional regulator, whose amino-acid sequence MTTDARTKPADAPPGAQAVTRALRLLHCFRDNAGELSASQLARRMELSASTAHRLARTLVAAGFLEQDEHTARYRLGPSVAELGQLSLHQRGMHRAVPELDALARATGTTADLAIRGGDHAVILVGGSVNPAAGLGLRRPLHSTALGKVLLAWARPGERDLAALPPLRAHTDRTITGLDALRTELERARTAGYALNDGESAYGVRTAAVPVLDVDGHAHAALAVRSTPDVLTDARLPWFVARARACAAALEVLLLPPSQRRSPLAD is encoded by the coding sequence ATGACGACGGATGCGCGCACCAAGCCTGCCGACGCGCCCCCGGGTGCGCAGGCGGTCACCCGCGCACTCCGGCTGCTGCACTGCTTCCGGGACAACGCGGGGGAACTCAGCGCCTCCCAACTCGCCCGCCGGATGGAGCTGTCGGCGTCCACCGCCCACCGGCTGGCGCGCACCCTGGTCGCGGCCGGCTTCCTGGAGCAGGACGAGCACACCGCCCGCTACCGGCTCGGGCCCTCCGTCGCCGAACTCGGCCAACTCTCCCTGCACCAGCGGGGCATGCACCGCGCCGTACCCGAACTCGACGCGCTGGCACGGGCCACGGGCACCACGGCGGACCTGGCGATCCGCGGCGGCGACCACGCGGTGATCCTGGTCGGCGGCTCGGTCAACCCGGCGGCGGGCCTGGGCCTGCGCCGCCCGCTGCACTCCACCGCGCTCGGCAAGGTGCTCCTGGCGTGGGCGCGTCCGGGCGAGCGCGACCTGGCCGCCCTGCCCCCGCTGCGTGCGCACACCGACCGGACGATCACCGGACTGGACGCGCTGCGCACCGAGTTGGAGCGGGCGCGAACGGCCGGATACGCGCTCAACGACGGCGAGTCGGCCTACGGGGTGCGCACCGCCGCCGTGCCCGTCCTGGACGTGGACGGCCACGCGCACGCCGCGCTGGCGGTGCGCTCGACGCCCGACGTGCTCACCGACGCCCGCCTGCCCTGGTTCGTCGCCCGCGCGCGGGCCTGCGCCGCGGCGCTCGAAGTGCTGCTGCTGCCCCCGTCGCAGCGCCGGTCGCCGCTCGCGGACTGA
- a CDS encoding ABC transporter substrate-binding protein, which translates to MSEPDEIWFTRCPVPTATGIAADRGTLAAEFAPDGIAVRSLRDAADDERSDGLPRSHFTHELTALFREGGNVPALWARSRGEATRVIALTWIEERQSVLVRADSDLRTPEQLRGRRLAVPRHDIAIDFWRAMALHGHAGALGLAGLTLDDARLVEVPGLRQGQWEGELAALRDGRVDAVYVKGAVAVETARRYGAEVAIDLDAVPDRRSRVNNGTPRPITVHQRLLDERPDLVTRFLAVLLDAAEWAAAHPGDLARILGAETGAGPDGVAGAYRAGTAGSLGLDLSEERLTLLAEQERFLYAHGFLPEPVDVAGWADHEPLRRARELRAARAATAAETTATATTATAPASGTPHAAAAPQQPGTRSPAAGTHAVAPAAGTASATP; encoded by the coding sequence ATGTCCGAGCCGGACGAGATCTGGTTCACCCGCTGCCCCGTCCCCACCGCCACCGGCATCGCCGCCGACCGCGGCACCCTGGCCGCCGAGTTCGCCCCCGACGGCATCGCCGTACGCTCGCTGCGCGACGCCGCCGACGACGAGCGCAGCGACGGACTGCCCCGCAGCCACTTCACCCACGAACTGACCGCGCTGTTCCGCGAGGGCGGCAACGTCCCGGCGCTGTGGGCGCGTTCACGCGGCGAGGCGACCAGGGTGATCGCGCTGACCTGGATCGAGGAGCGGCAGTCCGTCCTGGTCCGCGCGGACAGCGACCTGCGCACCCCCGAGCAGTTGCGCGGCCGGCGGCTGGCCGTCCCCCGCCATGACATCGCGATCGACTTCTGGCGGGCCATGGCGCTGCACGGCCACGCCGGAGCCCTCGGACTGGCCGGGCTGACCCTGGACGACGCGCGGCTCGTCGAGGTGCCCGGGCTCCGGCAGGGCCAGTGGGAGGGGGAGTTGGCGGCGCTGCGGGACGGCCGGGTCGACGCGGTCTACGTCAAGGGCGCGGTGGCCGTCGAGACCGCCCGCCGCTACGGCGCCGAGGTCGCGATCGACCTGGACGCCGTCCCCGACCGCCGCAGCCGGGTGAACAACGGCACGCCCCGGCCGATCACCGTCCACCAAAGGCTGCTGGACGAGCGGCCCGACCTTGTGACGCGCTTCCTCGCCGTGCTGCTCGACGCCGCCGAGTGGGCCGCGGCCCACCCCGGCGACCTGGCCCGCATCCTCGGCGCCGAGACCGGGGCCGGCCCCGACGGGGTGGCCGGCGCCTACCGCGCGGGCACCGCCGGCAGCCTCGGACTCGACCTGAGCGAGGAGCGGCTGACGCTGCTGGCCGAGCAGGAGCGGTTCCTGTACGCGCACGGCTTCCTGCCCGAACCGGTCGACGTCGCCGGCTGGGCGGACCACGAACCCTTGCGCCGGGCACGCGAGTTGCGCGCCGCCCGGGCCGCGACCGCCGCCGAGACCACGGCCACCGCGACCACTGCCACCGCTCCCGCCTCCGGCACCCCGCACGCAGCCGCCGCCCCGCAGCAGCCCGGCACGCGGAGCCCGGCCGCCGGGACCCATGCCGTCGCGCCGGCGGCCGGCACCGCCTCCGCCACCCCCTGA